A window from Schistosoma haematobium chromosome 3, whole genome shotgun sequence encodes these proteins:
- the CAPRIN1_1 gene encoding Caprin1p (EggNog:ENOG4104GUR~COG:D), translating into MLECDTPCELVRQFLTNLERRQRNLGKRKSKLDGYREKLQKGEVLKEEQKKAVESYDGVVQNISFVQEIVAQTKDLLSNMELVVDKQMSQLEAEHEKYTLSYLSIHMCLERFFASLDIPAVRSAVTKSSSENSLKLLDAVRDILTPPVVDNWPGLSSSALSSVPNFLQARDDLKAVAASTFNLVSGNSVPVPLSNDLEDLRKKHTTYKDVRNMCFRLLSNPLVQQSMGLISDSSTTIVPEPTQVVTDSEINSSIGLSGPAEVTTVPYNEFATISVHSSVTTSDEPVDQVIRPLNSTFNFIQVSNKLVYSSCLPVNEVY; encoded by the exons ATGCTTGAGTGTGATACTCCATGTGAGTTGGTTAGACAGTTCTTGACTAATCTTGAGCGTAGACAAAGAAATCTTGGGAAAAGAAAG AGTAAGCTAGATGGTTATCGCGAAAAACTACAGAAAGGTGAGGTCCTGAAAGAGGAACAAAAGAAGGCCGTGGAAAGCTATGATGGTGTGGTTCAGAACATTTCGTTTGTGCAAGAGATTGTGGCACAGACGAAAGATCTCTTGTCGAATATGGAGTTAGTCGTTGATAAGCAAATGTCCCAACTGGAAGCTGAACATGAGAAATATACACTTTCGTATTTAAGTATCCACATGTGCTTGGAACGTTTCTTTGCTTCCTTGGATATTCCGGCAGTCCGTTCAGCCGTCACAAAATCTTCGTCAGAAAACAGCCTTAAGTTGTTAGACGCTGTACGAGACATATTAACACCACCGGTAGTGGATAATTGGCCTGGACTTAGTTCTTCAGCTCTGTCCTCTGTTCCCAACTTTTTACAAGCACGGGATGATCTTAAGGCTGTTGCTGCAAGCACCTTCAATTTGGTGAGTGGGAATTCAGTACCTGTTCCACTGTCAAACGATTTAGAGGACTTGCGGAAGAAGCACACAACCTACAAAGATGTCCGCAATATGTGTTTCCGACTACTGTCCAACCCACTTGTCCAGCAATCAATGGGTCTTATTAGTGATAGTAGCACGACGATTGTACCAGAACCAACACAAGTTGTTACAGATTCGGAAATCAACTCATCTATCGGCTTATCAGGTCCTGCTGAAGTCACTACTGTTCCCTACAATGAATTCGCAACAATCAGTGTGCACTCTTCTGTTACAACGTCAGACGAACCGGTGGATCAAGTTATCCGACCACTCAATAGCACGTTTAACTTCATTCAGGTAAGcaataaattagtttattcatCATGCTTACCTGTGAATGAAGTTTACTAG